In a genomic window of Nostoc sp. UHCC 0870:
- a CDS encoding LysR family transcriptional regulator, whose amino-acid sequence MNQATLHQLKVFEAAARHGSFTRAAEELFLTQPTVSMQIKQLTKSVGLPLFEQVGKRLYLTEAGRELFATCRQIFETIAQFEMKVANLKGLKQGQLRLAVITTAKYLIPRLLGPFCELYPGIEISLQVTNHEGIIDRMMSNMDDLYIMSQVPESVDVTCEPFLDNPLVVFAPLNHPLAKEKNIPIERLSNEPFIMREPGSGTRRAVQSLLEEHQVKVRVKLELGSNEAIKQAIAGGLGISVLSRHTLLTDTEFSILDVQHFPIKRTWYIVYPPGKQLSIVAHTYYEYLLEAAKKFVAQTEQTVAPNASAGE is encoded by the coding sequence TTGAATCAGGCGACCCTACACCAGTTAAAGGTGTTCGAGGCAGCTGCACGACATGGCAGTTTTACTCGTGCAGCCGAGGAACTATTTCTGACCCAACCTACTGTTTCGATGCAGATTAAGCAGCTCACGAAGTCGGTAGGTTTACCACTATTTGAGCAAGTAGGAAAACGCCTCTATTTGACAGAAGCAGGGCGAGAATTGTTTGCAACCTGTCGGCAAATTTTTGAGACAATAGCCCAGTTTGAAATGAAAGTTGCCAACTTAAAAGGGCTAAAACAAGGGCAATTACGTTTAGCAGTAATCACCACAGCAAAATATTTGATCCCGCGTTTGTTGGGGCCTTTTTGTGAACTTTATCCGGGAATTGAAATCTCGCTGCAAGTCACAAACCACGAAGGCATCATAGACCGGATGATGAGCAATATGGATGACTTATACATTATGAGTCAAGTTCCAGAAAGTGTAGACGTGACTTGCGAGCCATTTTTAGATAATCCCTTGGTGGTGTTTGCACCCTTAAATCATCCATTAGCCAAGGAAAAAAACATCCCCATAGAACGTTTATCTAATGAACCTTTCATTATGCGCGAACCGGGTTCAGGAACACGTCGTGCGGTGCAGAGTCTCTTGGAAGAACATCAAGTAAAAGTAAGAGTGAAGCTGGAATTAGGCAGTAATGAAGCCATTAAACAAGCGATCGCCGGCGGCTTAGGAATTTCAGTTTTATCTCGCCATACCCTGTTAACAGATACCGAATTTAGCATCTTAGACGTACAGCATTTTCCTATTAAGCGGACTTGGTACATAGTTTACCCACCTGGGAAACAGCTATCAATCGTAGCTCATACTTACTACGAGTATTTGCTGGAAGCAGCTAAGAAATTTGTAGCGCAAACTGAGCAAACTGTTGCACCTAATGCTAGTGCAGGGGAGTAG
- a CDS encoding carbon dioxide-concentrating mechanism protein CcmK, with product METYNQKSISTNQTTRRQDSFKDTALGLVSTLSFPAIVGTADMMLKSAGVHLVGYEKIGSGHCTAIVRGGIADVRLAVEAGVQTAEQFGQLVSSLVIPRPFPNLDIVLPITNRLSQFMEEGQYSRLSNQAIGLVETRGFPAMVGACDAMLKSADVQLASYEKIGAGLCTAIIRGSVANVAVAVEAGMFEAERIGELNAVMVIPRPLDELEQTLPIASCWIEQRQPLNLPVNIKEQVAEREVLMLPDLVNLPVKITEEVWNDE from the coding sequence ATGGAGACATATAATCAAAAGTCTATTAGCACAAACCAGACAACCCGTCGTCAAGACAGCTTCAAGGATACTGCTTTAGGCTTGGTATCCACCCTCAGTTTCCCCGCGATCGTGGGAACTGCGGACATGATGCTGAAATCTGCTGGGGTTCATCTAGTTGGCTATGAAAAAATTGGTAGTGGTCACTGTACGGCGATCGTTCGTGGTGGCATTGCTGATGTGCGTCTGGCTGTAGAAGCTGGTGTACAAACTGCGGAACAGTTCGGTCAATTGGTTTCTAGTTTAGTCATTCCCCGACCTTTTCCCAACCTCGACATAGTGCTACCTATTACTAACCGTCTCAGCCAATTCATGGAAGAAGGTCAGTATAGTCGATTGAGTAACCAAGCAATTGGTTTAGTCGAAACACGAGGCTTTCCCGCAATGGTAGGTGCGTGTGATGCCATGCTTAAATCGGCTGATGTACAGCTAGCATCCTATGAAAAAATTGGTGCTGGTTTGTGTACAGCCATTATCCGTGGCTCTGTAGCTAATGTCGCGGTAGCAGTAGAAGCAGGAATGTTTGAAGCAGAACGCATTGGGGAGTTAAACGCCGTGATGGTTATTCCCCGACCCCTAGATGAATTAGAACAAACCTTACCTATAGCAAGTTGCTGGATTGAACAACGCCAACCATTAAACTTGCCAGTAAATATCAAAGAACAAGTTGCTGAAAGAGAAGTATTAATGTTGCCAGATTTAGTCAACCTTCCTGTAAAAATTACAGAAGAAGTATGGAATGATGAATGA